Proteins encoded in a region of the Cytobacillus pseudoceanisediminis genome:
- a CDS encoding DinB family protein, whose product MILDLKGELTMEPIVGLLYSMVDGNYRRLKSIVGGMSQRELDYKGPKQNYNSTAQLLRHLALVDLNWVFRIKGEIMPLNLENKYGPILDEDNRLPQFDGIPLDVLLKEYDDVMDMIKTLCQQLTDLQLTRIIEYENGNQATIQWGIWHIADHSRYHQAHINQLRKWFNES is encoded by the coding sequence ATGATTTTAGATTTAAAAGGCGAGCTAACAATGGAACCTATTGTAGGGCTGCTCTATTCTATGGTGGATGGGAATTATCGACGGCTGAAGTCTATCGTGGGAGGTATGTCCCAAAGGGAGTTGGATTATAAAGGCCCTAAACAGAATTATAACAGCACAGCCCAATTGCTTAGACATCTAGCTTTGGTCGACCTGAACTGGGTGTTTAGAATAAAGGGTGAGATAATGCCGTTAAATCTGGAGAATAAATATGGACCAATATTGGATGAAGACAACCGATTACCGCAGTTTGATGGAATCCCCCTGGATGTGCTGCTTAAAGAATACGATGACGTTATGGATATGATTAAGACGTTATGTCAGCAGTTAACAGATTTGCAATTAACTCGAATAATTGAATATGAAAATGGAAACCAAGCAACAATCCAATGGGGTATATGGCATATAGCAGACCATAGCAGGTATCATCAGGCTCATATAAATCAATTACGCAAATGGTTTAATGAAAGTTGA
- a CDS encoding glycine betaine uptake BCCT transporter produces the protein MKNASTVFYVSLAIMAGLVLMGITMPASLEKVTSSTQGVITDSFGWYYLVIVSLFVFVCFYLLVSPVGRIKLGKQEDKPEFSRPTWLAMLFSAGIGIGLIFYGTFEPISHYMISSPTGQEGTDQGIKDAMRFTFFHYGVHAWAIYGSIAMALAYFTFRKGELSLISRTLRPLIGKHADGAVGKAIDVIAVIATVLGVSTSLGFGAMQINGGLSYLFDVPSTITNQTIIILIVTVLFMISALTGLSKGIKVLSNLNMGLAAVLFLIVFSFGPTLFILNLFTDTIGTYMQNFIDMSFRIAPLNEEGRSWINGWTIFYWAWWIAWSPFVGVFIARVSKGRTIREFIVGVLLVPSLIGFLWFTTFGGTAIFTESTGLLSISSLSPEESLFGVLEGFPLSMAISLLAILIIVTFFVTSADSGTFVLGMMTTNGSQNPSTPIKVTWGVLLSIIAIALLYSGGLQALQNTMIIAALPFSVILVLMTVSLLKSLKQEAKQLGLGQIRMNRKEKQSKEDVQEAG, from the coding sequence ATGAAAAATGCTTCAACTGTTTTTTATGTATCATTAGCAATAATGGCTGGTCTTGTTCTTATGGGAATTACAATGCCAGCGTCGTTAGAAAAGGTCACGAGCAGTACACAAGGCGTGATTACGGATTCGTTTGGGTGGTATTACCTAGTGATTGTTTCGCTATTTGTGTTCGTCTGCTTCTATTTATTAGTAAGTCCAGTTGGCCGGATAAAGCTCGGGAAGCAGGAGGATAAGCCTGAGTTTTCCCGTCCAACTTGGCTTGCGATGCTTTTTAGTGCAGGTATCGGGATTGGGTTAATTTTCTATGGAACATTTGAACCCATTAGCCATTACATGATAAGTTCTCCTACAGGCCAAGAGGGTACTGATCAGGGAATTAAGGATGCAATGAGATTTACCTTCTTTCATTATGGGGTCCATGCATGGGCTATCTATGGTTCGATTGCGATGGCTCTGGCTTATTTTACTTTCAGAAAAGGGGAGCTGAGTTTAATAAGCCGAACCTTACGGCCGCTGATTGGAAAACATGCGGATGGGGCAGTCGGGAAGGCAATTGATGTCATTGCGGTTATTGCTACGGTTTTAGGGGTATCTACCTCTTTGGGATTTGGTGCCATGCAAATCAACGGGGGACTGTCCTACCTTTTTGATGTACCTAGTACGATAACAAACCAAACCATTATTATCCTCATTGTGACAGTCTTGTTTATGATTTCGGCTTTAACAGGTCTAAGTAAGGGAATTAAAGTGCTAAGCAATTTGAATATGGGGCTTGCGGCTGTCCTTTTCTTGATTGTCTTTAGCTTTGGACCGACACTTTTTATCCTTAATTTATTCACCGATACGATCGGGACTTATATGCAAAACTTCATTGACATGAGTTTTAGGATAGCACCCCTGAATGAAGAGGGACGCAGCTGGATTAATGGATGGACGATTTTTTATTGGGCATGGTGGATTGCCTGGTCTCCATTTGTTGGTGTGTTTATTGCCAGAGTCTCAAAGGGCCGAACAATTCGTGAGTTTATTGTAGGTGTCCTTCTCGTTCCGTCACTAATAGGATTCCTTTGGTTTACAACTTTTGGGGGGACAGCCATTTTCACTGAATCTACAGGGCTGCTTTCGATTTCGTCATTATCTCCCGAGGAATCTCTTTTTGGCGTGTTAGAAGGGTTTCCGCTCAGCATGGCAATATCTCTGTTAGCCATTTTGATCATTGTTACGTTCTTTGTGACATCAGCTGACTCTGGTACATTTGTTCTAGGGATGATGACAACGAATGGATCGCAAAATCCAAGTACACCCATAAAAGTAACTTGGGGAGTTCTTCTCTCGATTATTGCGATTGCTCTCCTTTATTCTGGGGGCCTGCAGGCTCTTCAAAACACCATGATCATCGCAGCTCTTCCATTCTCAGTCATTTTAGTGTTAATGACAGTCAGCTTGCTAAAATCTTTAAAACAGGAAGCAAAACAGCTCGGACTAGGTCAGATTAGAATGAATCGGAAGGAAAAGCAAAGCAAAGAGGATGTTCAGGAAGCTGGATAA
- a CDS encoding PLP-dependent aminotransferase family protein — MEHKFAERARFVTSSETREILKVTERPEVISFAGGLPAPELFPVDPLKDACSAVLNEEGAAALQYGTTEGYIPLRDAICQRMKMAGIDSSLENVLITSGSQQAIDLTGRLFINEGDTIICESPTYLAAINVFKSYKAQFIEVAMDDDGMLMEELEKRLQEHPNAKFIYTIPDFQNPTGRTLKLERRKRMIELANQYDVLIVEDNPYGAVRFAGKELPPVKHFDTEGRVIYLSTFSKIFTPGLRLGWICAHTFFIDKYVAFKQTADLHTDSFAQRITAKYMELYDIEEHIHKIKAVYKERCTAMLSCIEEFFPNNISYSRPEGGLFIWVELPEGIDSAHIFTECLKNNVACVPGAPFFPNGTQTNTLRLNYSNMPKEKIIEGMKRMGDVLHRELANDSMLTV; from the coding sequence ATGGAACATAAATTTGCTGAGAGAGCTCGATTTGTAACATCTTCTGAGACACGTGAAATATTAAAAGTAACAGAAAGACCAGAAGTAATCTCTTTTGCGGGAGGACTGCCAGCTCCAGAGCTGTTTCCTGTAGACCCTTTAAAGGATGCTTGCAGTGCTGTATTGAACGAAGAAGGTGCGGCTGCCCTTCAATATGGTACGACTGAAGGATATATTCCTTTGAGAGATGCTATTTGTCAGAGAATGAAAATGGCTGGGATTGACTCTAGCCTTGAAAATGTTCTTATTACATCAGGATCCCAGCAGGCAATCGACCTTACTGGAAGATTATTTATCAATGAGGGAGATACTATTATTTGCGAAAGTCCGACTTATCTAGCTGCCATTAATGTATTCAAGTCATATAAGGCCCAATTTATTGAAGTGGCAATGGATGATGATGGAATGCTGATGGAAGAGCTGGAGAAAAGGCTGCAGGAGCATCCCAATGCAAAATTTATTTATACGATTCCTGATTTCCAAAACCCTACTGGCCGGACCTTAAAACTCGAAAGGCGAAAAAGAATGATTGAGCTTGCTAATCAATATGATGTGCTGATTGTTGAGGATAATCCCTACGGTGCTGTAAGATTTGCTGGAAAGGAACTCCCTCCAGTAAAACATTTTGACACAGAAGGCAGAGTCATTTATTTAAGCACTTTCTCGAAGATTTTCACTCCCGGTCTTCGGCTTGGATGGATTTGTGCACACACATTTTTCATTGATAAGTATGTTGCTTTCAAGCAAACAGCTGACTTGCACACTGATAGTTTTGCTCAAAGAATTACGGCAAAGTATATGGAGCTTTACGATATCGAAGAGCACATTCATAAAATAAAAGCTGTTTATAAAGAAAGATGCACAGCTATGTTATCTTGCATTGAAGAATTTTTCCCCAATAATATATCTTACAGTAGGCCGGAAGGCGGATTATTTATTTGGGTTGAGCTTCCAGAGGGCATTGATTCAGCACATATATTTACAGAGTGCCTGAAAAACAATGTTGCTTGTGTACCTGGTGCTCCCTTTTTCCCAAATGGCACACAAACAAATACATTGCGTTTAAATTACTCTAATATGCCTAAAGAGAAAATCATTGAAGGGATGAAGCGCATGGGAGATGTATTGCATCGGGAATTAGCAAATGATTCAATGCTGACAGTCTGA
- a CDS encoding MFS transporter gives MQSCINSSEKQQQLYKRTLIVIVISQIFGGAGLAAGITVGALLAQNMMGTDSVTGIPTALFTLGSAGAALLVGRLSQRFGRRPGLAAGFLAGGIGAIGVVVSSLTNSILLLFISLLIYGAGTATNLQARYAGTDMANPAQRAKAISLAMVSTTFGAVAGPNLVDVMGDFAISIGVPALAGPFILAAAAYILAGFVLFMFLRPDPFIVAKAISDARNKTNHLEKSSNLASIKRRGIFAGAAVMVLTQFVMMAIMTMTPIHMGHHGHALNEVGLVIGFHIGAMFLPSLLTGFLVDKIGRAPMAIASAITLLASGILAAAGPADSMAALNLALVLLGLGWNFGLISGTAILVDSTHASTRAKTQGSIDVWIALSGALGGGVSGIVVAYSSFAALSISGAILSLLLIPIVFWAGIHQKEKSISISD, from the coding sequence CTGCAGAGCTGCATAAATTCTTCAGAAAAACAGCAGCAACTATACAAAAGAACATTAATTGTCATTGTCATATCCCAGATTTTTGGTGGAGCAGGACTTGCAGCCGGGATAACAGTAGGGGCACTTCTGGCGCAAAACATGATGGGGACAGATAGTGTAACGGGAATTCCAACAGCGTTATTTACTTTAGGGTCAGCAGGGGCTGCGCTGCTGGTAGGACGGCTTTCTCAGCGGTTTGGCCGCCGGCCTGGACTTGCCGCCGGATTTTTGGCTGGAGGCATCGGTGCCATTGGGGTAGTGGTTTCATCATTAACAAATAGCATTCTGCTATTATTTATTTCACTGCTCATCTACGGGGCTGGAACGGCTACAAACTTACAAGCACGCTACGCTGGAACTGACATGGCAAACCCGGCACAAAGGGCAAAGGCTATTAGCCTGGCCATGGTCTCCACCACATTCGGAGCTGTTGCCGGGCCAAACCTGGTGGATGTAATGGGGGATTTTGCTATATCCATAGGAGTTCCTGCTTTAGCAGGTCCCTTTATATTAGCGGCTGCAGCGTATATACTTGCTGGTTTCGTTCTATTTATGTTCCTCCGTCCTGATCCCTTTATTGTGGCAAAAGCAATATCAGATGCACGAAATAAAACGAATCATTTAGAGAAAAGTTCTAATTTGGCATCGATAAAAAGGCGAGGCATTTTTGCAGGAGCTGCCGTAATGGTTTTAACTCAATTTGTGATGATGGCCATTATGACGATGACACCCATTCATATGGGACACCATGGCCATGCTTTGAATGAAGTTGGGCTTGTCATTGGATTTCATATAGGTGCGATGTTTTTGCCTTCGTTACTTACTGGTTTCCTTGTTGATAAAATTGGCCGTGCTCCTATGGCTATTGCTTCTGCTATTACGCTGCTTGCTTCTGGCATTCTGGCTGCAGCGGGACCTGCTGATTCAATGGCCGCACTCAATTTAGCCCTTGTTTTACTCGGACTTGGCTGGAATTTTGGCTTAATTAGCGGAACGGCCATTCTTGTAGATTCAACTCACGCTTCTACTCGGGCTAAGACGCAGGGTTCTATCGATGTATGGATTGCTTTATCAGGAGCATTAGGAGGAGGTGTGTCGGGAATAGTTGTAGCATATTCCAGCTTTGCAGCCCTTTCAATTTCTGGTGCTATTCTTTCATTACTGTTGATTCCCATTGTTTTTTGGGCAGGTATCCATCAAAAAGAGAAAAGTATAAGTATAAGTGACTGA
- a CDS encoding PLP-dependent aminotransferase family protein: MPTNSFENYPMTWKPFIDKTEKPIYQALAGQLEQDILNGVLLPGTKLPPQRELADYLDLNLSTISKAFKVCELKGLLSATVGSGTFVSYGALSNAYLLEDTKPKHLIEMGATLPDNASFEPLMLQLKSMLQETDYEKWFGYGRGGESHWQKDAAVKLIRRGGLETTADHILFANGGQNAIAAALASLCMPGDRIGVDQHTYPGLKTAAAMLSVQLVPIKTENYEMCPASFEYACKTENIKGIYLIPDYHNPTASFMSVETRKMIAAIAKKYNQFIIEDASYHLLSKEPLPAVASFAPEQVIYIASLSKSFAPGLRLAYAAVPSQFKEPISRALYNLNVSVSPLLAELAARTIVSNQFEALIEGHQEQTIRRNQLVNRYLADFTCLGAETGIFRWLLLPGKITGAEFEALAKQQGIQVFAAERFVVGNSCPERAVRVSVCAPETLEELERGLIILKRLLDSLI; encoded by the coding sequence ATGCCGACTAATTCTTTTGAAAACTATCCTATGACGTGGAAGCCATTCATTGATAAAACAGAAAAGCCCATTTATCAAGCGCTGGCAGGGCAATTGGAACAGGATATTTTAAACGGAGTGCTATTGCCCGGAACCAAGCTCCCTCCACAGCGGGAATTGGCTGATTATTTAGATTTAAATTTGAGCACTATTTCAAAAGCATTTAAAGTTTGTGAGTTAAAGGGCTTATTAAGTGCAACGGTCGGAAGCGGCACTTTTGTATCGTATGGTGCGTTATCGAATGCGTATTTACTAGAAGATACAAAGCCGAAGCACTTAATTGAAATGGGGGCAACACTTCCGGATAATGCTTCTTTCGAGCCGCTGATGCTCCAGCTGAAAAGTATGCTGCAGGAGACAGATTATGAAAAATGGTTTGGTTATGGCAGGGGAGGAGAAAGCCATTGGCAAAAGGATGCAGCGGTAAAGCTAATCCGCAGAGGCGGGTTAGAAACTACCGCTGATCACATTTTATTTGCGAATGGGGGTCAAAATGCCATTGCTGCTGCACTGGCAAGTCTATGTATGCCCGGAGACCGCATTGGAGTAGACCAGCATACATACCCTGGCTTAAAAACGGCTGCAGCAATGCTTAGTGTGCAGCTGGTGCCAATAAAAACAGAGAACTATGAAATGTGTCCAGCGTCTTTTGAATATGCGTGTAAAACTGAAAATATTAAAGGCATTTACTTGATTCCGGATTATCATAATCCAACAGCTTCCTTTATGTCGGTTGAGACTCGAAAAATGATCGCAGCCATTGCCAAAAAGTATAATCAGTTCATTATCGAAGATGCTTCATACCATCTTCTCAGCAAAGAACCACTGCCGGCAGTCGCATCATTTGCACCAGAACAGGTCATCTATATTGCAAGTTTATCCAAATCGTTTGCACCGGGTCTGCGGCTGGCCTATGCTGCAGTGCCGAGTCAATTCAAGGAGCCAATTTCAAGGGCACTTTATAATTTGAATGTTTCCGTTTCGCCATTATTGGCAGAACTGGCAGCACGTACAATTGTATCAAATCAATTTGAAGCCTTGATTGAGGGCCATCAGGAGCAGACGATTCGCAGAAATCAACTTGTAAACAGGTACCTGGCAGACTTTACGTGCTTAGGTGCTGAAACAGGCATCTTTCGCTGGCTGCTATTGCCAGGCAAGATTACAGGGGCTGAATTTGAAGCGTTAGCTAAACAGCAAGGAATTCAGGTATTTGCAGCAGAACGGTTTGTAGTAGGAAACAGTTGTCCGGAGAGGGCAGTAAGAGTTTCTGTTTGTGCCCCGGAAACGCTTGAAGAGCTTGAGAGAGGATTGATTATCCTTAAACGACTGTTAGACAGTCTTATCTAA
- a CDS encoding VOC family protein, with amino-acid sequence MIKGLYEAHLPVSNISKSIEFYRGLGMELAIKYEKTAFFWIVKNESWLGLWECEQVQFSYHPSIRHIAFRVDLEDLKNAKTWLEKRGIEMREEFGFKPLEPIVMPDQTHAMVYFHDPDGNSLEFICKLPSKPEDKSMMYLSDWERYLKNKN; translated from the coding sequence ATGATTAAAGGACTGTACGAAGCACATTTACCGGTAAGTAATATCAGCAAGTCAATTGAGTTTTACAGGGGCTTGGGAATGGAATTAGCCATAAAATATGAGAAAACTGCATTTTTTTGGATCGTTAAGAATGAAAGCTGGCTTGGGTTATGGGAATGTGAACAAGTACAATTTTCTTATCATCCATCCATCAGACATATTGCATTTAGAGTAGATTTAGAAGATCTAAAGAATGCCAAAACGTGGCTGGAAAAGCGCGGCATTGAAATGCGTGAAGAATTCGGCTTTAAACCTCTTGAACCCATTGTAATGCCAGACCAGACACATGCAATGGTTTATTTTCATGACCCAGATGGAAACTCATTGGAGTTTATCTGTAAATTACCATCTAAGCCTGAAGATAAATCTATGATGTATCTAAGCGATTGGGAAAGGTATTTGAAGAATAAAAACTAA
- a CDS encoding peptidoglycan-binding protein produces MLKRCRNMLMVLAAGVLMLAAPSFTEAALGDRTLANGSSGSDVAELQDYLMTKGVFPYHTSTGYYGSITVEAVKDFQRKRHLKVDGIAGSQTSHALKVLRYGDIGKQVIQIQYQLKQTGHYESNLDGIYGNGTVSAVKSFQKQRGLTADGIAGPRTRAELDRKAKRGSAAGKTLTVESTAYTADCEGCSGVTRMGLDLNKYPDAKVIAVDPSVIPLGSIVKVEGYGVAIAADIGGGINGSSIDVFIPNRSDALQWGRKSVRVEVIE; encoded by the coding sequence ATGTTAAAGAGATGTAGAAACATGCTAATGGTTCTTGCGGCTGGAGTTCTCATGCTTGCCGCTCCTTCATTTACAGAAGCGGCACTTGGAGATCGGACACTTGCCAATGGATCATCAGGGTCAGATGTTGCCGAATTGCAGGATTACCTGATGACAAAAGGGGTTTTCCCGTACCATACATCGACAGGATACTATGGATCTATCACAGTGGAAGCCGTCAAGGATTTTCAGCGTAAGCGGCATCTGAAGGTTGATGGAATTGCAGGATCGCAAACAAGCCATGCGTTAAAAGTGCTGAGATATGGAGACATTGGGAAGCAGGTCATCCAAATTCAATATCAATTGAAACAAACAGGTCACTATGAATCTAATTTAGATGGAATTTATGGAAATGGCACAGTGAGCGCCGTCAAGAGCTTTCAAAAACAGCGAGGTCTAACTGCAGACGGAATTGCCGGCCCGAGAACAAGAGCAGAGCTGGACCGAAAGGCCAAGCGCGGTTCAGCAGCCGGTAAAACATTGACTGTGGAAAGCACAGCGTACACGGCAGATTGTGAGGGCTGTTCAGGTGTGACACGGATGGGTCTGGATTTAAATAAGTACCCTGATGCGAAAGTGATTGCTGTCGATCCCAGTGTCATTCCGCTAGGATCTATCGTAAAAGTTGAAGGCTATGGAGTTGCGATAGCAGCGGACATAGGCGGCGGCATAAATGGAAGTTCAATAGATGTGTTTATTCCTAATCGCAGCGATGCCCTCCAATGGGGGCGAAAAAGCGTGCGTGTGGAAGTAATCGAATAG
- a CDS encoding VOC family protein, which produces MKVIVTSIFVQDQDKALKFYTETLGFVKKHDIPVGEHRWIALVSPEDQEGTELLLEPNAHPAAKEYQKKIFAEGIPATMFGVADVHEEYNRLIKLGVKFTIEPTVMGDVTLAVFDDTCGNLIQIAQN; this is translated from the coding sequence ATGAAAGTAATTGTTACCAGTATTTTCGTCCAGGATCAGGATAAGGCATTAAAATTTTATACAGAAACGCTGGGGTTTGTAAAAAAGCATGACATTCCAGTCGGGGAACACAGGTGGATCGCCCTTGTTTCTCCAGAAGATCAAGAAGGTACGGAACTATTGCTGGAACCGAATGCACATCCGGCCGCCAAAGAATACCAAAAGAAGATATTTGCAGAAGGAATTCCGGCAACAATGTTTGGCGTTGCTGATGTTCACGAAGAATATAACCGATTAATAAAACTGGGAGTGAAGTTTACGATTGAGCCGACAGTAATGGGCGATGTCACATTGGCTGTCTTCGATGATACATGCGGCAACCTTATTCAAATAGCGCAGAATTAG
- a CDS encoding ArsR/SmtB family transcription factor encodes MNWDKDAIFKALGDSTRRLILDELSERKEMTLYELTARLIMKHDLSISRQAIAKHLSVLEDAELIKSERKGKYRVIIFNNQPLKNLLKGWLE; translated from the coding sequence ATGAATTGGGACAAAGACGCTATATTCAAAGCACTTGGTGATTCGACTCGGCGGCTTATATTGGACGAACTGTCCGAACGTAAAGAGATGACGCTGTATGAATTAACGGCTCGTCTCATTATGAAGCACGATCTTTCCATTTCGCGGCAGGCAATAGCTAAACATCTTTCTGTATTGGAAGATGCAGAGCTTATAAAATCCGAACGAAAGGGAAAATATCGCGTAATTATTTTCAATAACCAGCCACTTAAAAATTTGCTGAAAGGATGGCTAGAGTAA
- a CDS encoding DUF3231 family protein produces the protein MLYHMGFLAQTAQGYYGTGLAESKRTDLALAYEEANLKTLGITRKWFGIMAKNKWFEQPPLAPNRKELAQDK, from the coding sequence ATGTTGTACCATATGGGTTTTCTGGCTCAAACTGCTCAAGGATATTACGGAACAGGCCTAGCCGAATCCAAGCGAACAGACTTGGCCTTAGCTTATGAAGAAGCCAATCTAAAGACATTGGGAATCACCAGAAAATGGTTCGGTATCATGGCGAAAAACAAGTGGTTTGAACAGCCGCCACTTGCTCCCAATAGAAAAGAGCTTGCTCAGGATAAATAA
- the tatA gene encoding twin-arginine translocase TatA/TatE family subunit: MLQNIGIPGLILILVIALIIFGPSKLPEIGRAFGNTLKEFKKATRDLANGAEENEETKNVKEKAHLKAIETKESKTVN; the protein is encoded by the coding sequence ATGCTGCAGAATATCGGGATACCCGGGCTCATTTTAATCCTGGTGATTGCGTTAATTATATTTGGACCTTCAAAGCTTCCGGAAATTGGACGAGCTTTTGGCAATACGTTGAAGGAATTCAAGAAAGCGACCCGTGACTTAGCAAATGGTGCTGAAGAGAATGAAGAAACGAAAAATGTGAAAGAGAAAGCCCATCTAAAGGCAATAGAGACAAAGGAAAGTAAGACTGTGAATTAA
- a CDS encoding alkaline phosphatase PhoX: protein MRLNNSGMNRRDFLKAGGAGTLAVALGASGVYSLGGITKTLAAAPGNNPTSGFGGYGPLVKDPNGILDLPRGFHYKIISKTGDKMSNGDLVPAMLDGMAAYRGEKNTTILVRNHENSTNSQYPVNGKNPWSKGAAGGTTALVVGSNREVIQEYVTSSGTIRNCAGGSTTWGTWLTCEETRELGHGFVFEVNPLDPENEMSKTPIRDMGYFSHEACAVDPATGIWYLTEDASPSFLYRFTPNDRTRTLGSLQKGGKLEALAIDELPASKASSFEKGQKFGVVWKEINPERAQQDAKDKGCIQFSRLEGAFFSAGVFWFDDTSAGDGSLGRVYRYIPATNTLELFYESTDKNDLEMPDNICMSPWGDLWIAEDGGGNDRIIGLTPEGKVYTFAENTLNGSEFAGPAFSPDGNTFFVNIQTPGITFAIWGPFARRNSARQRAMGHAAPPAGLGPIVSGKVASLAEEQGMSILEAAALERHGMPIL from the coding sequence ATGAGATTGAACAATAGCGGCATGAACAGACGGGACTTTTTAAAAGCTGGAGGAGCAGGTACGTTAGCAGTTGCTTTAGGAGCGTCGGGTGTCTATTCTTTAGGCGGCATCACAAAGACATTAGCTGCAGCACCAGGCAACAATCCAACTAGTGGTTTTGGCGGATATGGCCCATTAGTAAAAGATCCAAACGGAATATTAGATCTTCCTAGAGGGTTCCATTACAAAATTATATCCAAAACGGGCGATAAAATGTCAAACGGGGACCTCGTGCCTGCCATGCTAGATGGAATGGCTGCTTATAGAGGAGAGAAAAACACGACCATTCTTGTACGGAATCATGAAAACAGCACAAATTCTCAATACCCTGTAAACGGAAAAAATCCTTGGAGCAAAGGTGCTGCAGGAGGTACAACTGCATTAGTCGTTGGTTCGAACCGAGAGGTTATTCAGGAGTATGTGACAAGTTCTGGTACAATCCGCAACTGTGCCGGTGGCTCCACAACCTGGGGGACTTGGTTAACATGTGAAGAGACACGGGAATTGGGACATGGCTTTGTTTTTGAAGTCAACCCGCTTGATCCGGAAAACGAAATGTCGAAAACCCCAATCCGTGATATGGGTTACTTCTCTCATGAAGCCTGTGCAGTCGACCCTGCAACAGGGATATGGTATCTGACAGAAGATGCGAGCCCAAGCTTCCTTTATCGGTTTACTCCAAATGACCGTACCCGGACTCTCGGCTCCCTTCAAAAAGGAGGGAAATTGGAGGCATTGGCAATCGATGAACTTCCGGCATCTAAAGCAAGTTCGTTTGAAAAAGGACAAAAATTTGGCGTCGTGTGGAAGGAAATCAATCCAGAACGCGCACAGCAGGATGCCAAAGACAAAGGCTGTATTCAGTTTAGCCGCTTAGAAGGTGCGTTCTTTTCTGCTGGTGTGTTCTGGTTTGACGATACGAGTGCCGGGGATGGCAGCCTTGGCCGTGTTTACCGCTACATTCCTGCTACAAATACATTAGAACTTTTTTATGAATCCACTGATAAAAATGATTTGGAAATGCCAGACAATATTTGTATGAGTCCCTGGGGTGACCTTTGGATTGCTGAAGATGGCGGCGGGAATGACAGAATCATTGGCCTGACACCTGAGGGAAAGGTTTATACCTTTGCTGAGAACACATTGAATGGCTCTGAATTTGCCGGACCGGCATTCTCCCCTGATGGAAATACGTTCTTTGTAAATATTCAAACCCCAGGTATCACATTTGCGATTTGGGGACCATTTGCGAGGCGAAACTCTGCCCGCCAAAGGGCCATGGGACATGCTGCTCCGCCTGCCGGCCTCGGCCCGATTGTGTCCGGCAAAGTCGCATCACTTGCCGAAGAGCAAGGAATGAGCATACTGGAAGCAGCTGCATTAGAGCGTCATGGAATGCCAATTCTATAA